In Natator depressus isolate rNatDep1 chromosome 9, rNatDep2.hap1, whole genome shotgun sequence, a single genomic region encodes these proteins:
- the SSR3 gene encoding translocon-associated protein subunit gamma yields MAPKGGSGARQQSEEDLLLQDFSRNLSAKSSALFFGNAFIVSAIPIWLYWRIWHMDLVQSAVLYSVMTLVSTYLVAFAYKNVKFVLKHKVAQKREDAVSKEVTRKLSEADNRKMSRKEKDERILWKKNEVADYEATTFSIFYNNTLFLVLVIIASFFLLKNFNPTVNYILSISASSGLIALLSTGSK; encoded by the exons ATGGCTCCGAAAGGCGGTAGCGGGGCCCGGCAGCAGTCGGAGGAGGACCTGCTCCTGCAGGACTTCAGCCGCAACCTCTCGGCCAAGTCCTCGGCGCTCTTCTTCGGCAACGCCTTCATCGTGTCCGCCATCCCCATCT GGCTGTACTGGCGGATATGGCACATGGATCTTGTTCAGTCTGCAGTCCTGTACAGTGTAATGACCCTTGTCAGTACATATCTGGTAGCCTTTGCATACAAGAACGTCAAGTTTGTTCTCAAACACAA AGTAGCCCAAAAGAGAGAAGATGCTGTTTCCAAAGAAGTTACTCGCAAACTTTCTGAGGCAGACAATAGGAAGATGTCTCGCAAAGAGAAGGATGAGAG AATTCTGTGGAAGAAAAACGAAGTTGCGGATTACGAAGCAACAACATTTTCTATCTTCTACAACAACACCCTCTTTCTCGTTTTGGTCATCATTGCTTCATTCTTTCTGTTGAAGAATTTCAACCCCACTGT AAACTACATTCTGTCTATAAGTGCTTCATCTGGACTGATTGCCCTGCTATCTACAGGCTCCAAATAG